Proteins found in one Ptychodera flava strain L36383 chromosome 16, AS_Pfla_20210202, whole genome shotgun sequence genomic segment:
- the LOC139152763 gene encoding carboxypeptidase B-like → MMLSFRGVQSFIVCVCFLATVLRSERVRFDGYEVLRVTVGSEKDLEVVKEITASDKYDVWSYPGDIMTAPSDAEWLKERLREGGLQYQVMIADVQKAIDNERAGSDSQTFSAQSAGVQNVHNFNYFVYHRYSEIDQWIKNTAAKYPGLASEFILGRSYEKRVMRALKVGNSSHGGVKEAMWIHSGIHAREWITPATNMWMTNQMLMEYGSDDVITELLDRYDLYILICMNPDGYEFTWDENRLWRKTRTPNLGSECVGTDPNRNWDYEWGGAGVSFNPCSTTFCGPYPQSEIEVKTVVDFLQEKAKTQQFRFFMDIHSFSNMFLNPWGYTSELPADYDEHMNIAKVFVDALEAVNGIKYTYGTIPALLYPSSGSSVDWGYGVLKIKYSHALELRDDGTFGFLLPEDQIEPTARETYAGFKALYAYIMERS, encoded by the exons ATGATGCTTTCCTTTCGTGGCGTTCAGAGTTTCATAGTATGCGTCTGTTTTCTCGCAACGGTTTTGCGGTCTGAGCGGGTGCGATTTGACGG GTATGAAGTCTTGAGGGTCACAGTCGGGTCAGAGAAAGACTTGGAAGTCGTGAAAGAGATCACAGCATCTGATAAG TACGATGTGTGGAGCTACCCAGGTGATATCATGACAGCGCCCTCGGACGCCGAATGGTTGAAAGAGCGTCTACGCGAAGGTGGGCTGCAATACCAAGTCATGATAGCGGATGTCCAGAAAGCTATTGACAATGAGAGAGCAGGGTCGGATTCCCAGACCTTTTCAGCACAAAGTGCAGGTGTCCAAAATGTACACAATTTCAATTATTTCGTGTACCATCGATATTctgag ATTGACCAGTGGATcaaaaatactgcagcaaaGTACCCTGGTCTTGCATCAGAGTTTATATTGGGAAGATCTTATGAGAAGCGGGTCATGAGGGCGCTAAAG GTTGGTAATTCTTCGCATGGTGGCGTCAAAGAAGCTATGTGGATTCACAGTGGTATCCATGCTAGAGAATGGATCACACCTGCTACCAATATGTGGATGACCAATCAG ATGTTGATGGAGTATGGTagcgatgacgtcatcactGAATTACTAGACAGATACGACCTTTATATACTAATCTGTATGAACCCCGATGGATATGAATTCACTTGGGACGAG AACAGACTGTGGAGAAAGACAAGAACCCCAAACCTGGGCAGCGAATGTGTCGGCACGGATCCCAACAGGAATTGGGACTATGAATGGGGAG GTGCCGGAGTGAGCTTCAATCCTTGCAGCACCACATTTTGTGGACCGTATCCGCAGTCTGAAATCGAGGTTAAAACCGTCGTCGACTTCCTTCAAGAAAAGGCCAAGACACAACAGTTTAGATTCTTCATGGACATTCACAGCTTTTCCAACATGTTTCTGAACCCCTGGGGATACACATCCGAACTTCCGGCAGACTACGATGAACAC ATGAATATTGCGAAAGTCTTTGTCGATGCGTTAGAAGCTGTAAACGGCATAAAATACACTTATGGAACCATACCAGCTCTGCTTT ATCCTTCGTCAGGATCCAGTGTGGACTGGGGATACGGCGTGCTTAAAATAAAGTATTCACACGCGCTTGAACTGAGAGACGACGGTACATTCGGCTTTCTTCTTCCCGAAGATCAAATAGAACCAACAGCTAGAGAGACATACGCTGGCTTCAAGGCGCTATATGCTTACATAATGGAACGGtcataa